The following coding sequences are from one Pelmatolapia mariae isolate MD_Pm_ZW linkage group LG4, Pm_UMD_F_2, whole genome shotgun sequence window:
- the LOC134626134 gene encoding myeloid-associated differentiation marker-like, whose product MVTVDFKTLTAPVGIVRILAVFLTCISFSLVASVGHFSQSFWAWCMFSWCFCFCITFLVLLLELTTLNTKLPISWDDFTAAFAMLATLMMFTAAVIYPYFYVCSSCGRGIGASVTTCLAFVLYAVEVGLTRAKPGEISGFLSTIPGLLKVLEAFVACIIFICLDYTFYSSFPGLQWCVAVYSICFIFALLVIIFTIGRLLSLFPAPFDKVLTVCNVLAVLMYFTAVVIWPFYSFRNVVGPKDFYIVITVMTCFNLIAYIVDTVYSFKLVFFVSRT is encoded by the exons ATGGTTACAGTGGACTTCAAGACACTCACAGCACCGGTGGGCATTGTAAGGATACTGGCAGTGTTCTTAACCTGCATCTCCTTCAGCCTGGTGGCATCAGTGGGCCACTTTTCTCAGTCCTTCTGGGCCTGGTGCATGTTCAGCTGGTGTTTCTGCTTCTGCATCACCTTCCTCGTGCTCCTACTGGAACTGACAACTCTAAACACAAAGCTGCCCATCTCCTGGGATGACTTCACTGCTGCATTTGCCATGTTGGCTACCCTGATG ATGTTCACAGCAGCTGTTATCTATCCATATTTCTACGTCTGCTCTAGCTGCGGCAGAGGTATCGGTGCCAGTGTCACGACCTGCTTGGCCTTCGTCCTCTACGCCGTTGAGGTGGGGCTTACCCGGGCCAAACCTGGTGAGATCAGTGGATTCCTTTCCACAATCCCAGGCCTCCTCAAGGTTTTAGAGGCCTTTGTGGCCTGCATCATCTTCATCTGTTTGGACTACACCTTTTACTCTAGCTTCCCGGGGCTCCAGTGGTGTGTTGCCGTCTACTCCATCTGCTTCATTTTTGCCCTCCTCGTCATCATTTTTACCATCGGCCGCCTGCTTTCTCTCTTCCCCGCACCCTTCGACAAAGTCTTGACGGTGTGCAATGTGCTGGCAGTGCTGATGTACTTCACAGCTGTGGTCATTTGGCCATTTTACAGCTTTAGGAACGTTGTAGGCCCCAAGGATTTTTACATAGTCATTACTGTGATGACCTGCTTTAACCTCATTGCTTACATTGTGGATACAGTTTACTCGTTTAAGCTCGTCTTCTTCGTCAGCAGAACATAG